One stretch of Prunus persica cultivar Lovell chromosome G1, Prunus_persica_NCBIv2, whole genome shotgun sequence DNA includes these proteins:
- the LOC18791408 gene encoding segmentation polarity homeobox protein engrailed has product MGSCISKCRPRRHMIDELNHVQDKLVISQAPSRLAAPPISASNKISPSPPSPSNSTSSASSFTCTTNTSTSHTSSSLTSTLSSASSVLSSKIDRSFSNEFLWSCYKENPHVVRINSLKEASFSSSSLPQKPLLPAAVKKKQPNLKNANASVTPQKRVRSSSPTPLTRQKSFRKEPERPPMISAYSHPSRILRSPSPSRRFNMANPPKESSHSKPNALNLRPAASSNYSNSSRLLRPYLRSRETETRIHRISSKIDEVAVGEALADYMDSLPAEDIDNPLISLDCFIFL; this is encoded by the coding sequence ATGGGTTCTTGCATTAGCAAATGCAGACCCAGAAGACACATGATAGATGAACTCAATCATGTCCAAGACAAGTTGGTAATCTCACAAGCTCCATCTAGATTAGCTGCTCCTCCAATTTCTGCTTCAAACAAAATCTCCCCCTCTCCTCCATCCCCTTCCAATTCCACTTCCTCTGCTTCTTCCTTCACTTGCACCACCAACACAAGCACTTCCCACACCAGCAGCTCACTAACCTCAACCCTGTCAAGTGCTTCTTCAGTCTTGAGTTCGAAAATCGACCGGTCTTTCTCCAACGAGTTCTTGTGGTCATGTTACAAGGAAAACCCACATGTAGTTCGGATTAATTCACTCAAAGAAGCAAGCTTTTCCTCATCATCACTGCCACAGAAGCCGCTTTTGCCAGCAGcagtgaagaagaagcagccaAACCTGAAAAACGCAAATGCGTCTGTTACGCCTCAAAAGAGAGTGAGGTCAAGTTCACCAACCCCATTAACAAGACAAAAGAGCTTCCGAAAAGAGCCAGAGAGGCCGCCTATGATCTCTGCATATTCTCACCCAAGTAGAATCTTGAGGTCACCTTCTCCGAGCAGAAGGTTCAACATGgcaaacccaccaaaagaaTCAAGCCATTCAAAGCCTAACGCGTTGAATCTCAGGCCTGCAGCAAGTTCAAATTACAGCAATTCAAGCCGGCTGCTTAGACCTTATTTGAGGAGCAGAGAAACAGAGACGCGCATTCACAGGATCAGCTCCAAAATTGATGAGGTTGCAGTTGGAGAAGCTCTAGCTGACTATATGGACTCTCTTCCAGCTGAGGACATTGACAACCCCTTAATCTCTCTCGATTGTTTTATCTTCCTCTAG
- the LOC18790852 gene encoding gibberellin 20 oxidase 2, with product MDSSASVVLSSPCAKLPNLEGNHGNIEKGGVAPFIDSAFLQKQSQVPTGFVWPEADLVSAHQELNEPLVDLEGFFKGDVVATENAAKAIRSSCVSHGFFQVINHGVDLNLIKLADDHLDKFFKLPVEEKAKVKRCPGSPYGYSGSHADRFSAKLPWKETLSFAFHQGPNPVVADFCKSKLGKDFEETGRVYQKYCEAMHNLALSITELLAISLKVDRMHYREFFEDAHSILRCNFYPTCQEPSLSLGTGPHCDPISLTILYQDQVRGLDVFVNNLWQTVRPIQGALVINIGDTFSALTNGMYKSCLHRAVVNSQKERRSMAFFLCPRDDKVVKPPEDLLCIEGMTRKFPDFTWSDFLRFTQYNYRPDETTLQKFSNWLLAADNNKHL from the exons ATGGATTCAAGTGCCTCTGTTGTCTTGTCCTCTCCATGCGCAAAGCTTCCAAACCTTGAAGGAAACCATGGCAATATCGAAAAGGGAGGCGTTGCTCCTTTTATTGACTCAGCTTTCCTTCAAAAACAATCCCAAGTGCCCACTGGTTTCGTTTGGCCTGAGGCAGACTTGGTTTCTGCTCATCAAGAGCTCAATGAACCACTGGTGGATCTTGAGGGTTTCTTCAAGGGTGATGTTGTGGCAACTGAGAATGCTGCCAAGGCCATTAGGTCATCTTGCGTGAGCCATGGTTTTTTCCAAGTGATCAACCATGGGGTCGATCTAAATCTCATCAAACTCGCTGATGATCATTTGGATAAATTCTTCAAGCTTCCTGTAGAGGAGAAAGCAAAGGTAAAGAGGTGCCCTGGTAGCCCTTATGGCTATTCGGGTTCCCATGCTGATCGATTTTCGGCCAAATTGCCATGGAAGGAAActctttcttttgctttccatcaaGGTCCAAACCCAGTTGTGGCCGATTTCTGCAAATCCAAACTAGGCAAAGATTTCGAAGAAACAGG gAGGGTCTACCAAAAGTATTGTGAAGCAATGCACAATTTGGCTCTTTCAATTACGGAGCTCCTGGCAATTAGTTTGAAAGTGGATCGAATGCACTACAGAGAGTTCTTTGAAGATGCTCACTCTATCCTGAGGTGCAACTTCTATCCAACTTGCCAAGAGCCAAGTCTTTCTCTTGGAACGGGACCTCATTGTGATCCAATATCCCTCACCATTCTTTACCAAGACCAGGTTAGAGGGCTTGATGTGTTTGTCAACAACCTATGGCAGACGGTTCGACCTATTCAAGGTGCCCTAGTCATCAACATTGGAGATACCTTCTCG GCATTAACGAATGGCATGTACAAGAGTTGCTTGCACAGGGCCGTCGTGAACAGCCAGAAGGAGAGGAGGTCAATGGCATTCTTTCTGTGCCCAAGAGATGACAAGGTGGTGAAGCCCCCAGAGGATCTTCTGTGCATCGAGGGGATGACAAGAAAGTTCCCGGATTTCACATGGTCAGATTTTCTCCGATTCACTCAATATAACTACAGGCCTGACGAAACTACCCTCCAAAAGTTCAGCAACTGGCTACTTGCTGCTGATAATAACAAACATCTCTAG